A genomic segment from Tuwongella immobilis encodes:
- a CDS encoding glycerophosphodiester phosphodiesterase produces MRILAFGMIGVLAMLPSVAHAQKIVAHRGASFDAPENTLAAFRLAWEQQSDAIEGDFYLTADGKIVCCHDADTKRTAGTSLKIAESTLDQLRQLDVGRWKHPKFAGERMPTLEEVLRTVPSGKLCVIEIKCGPEIVPALVRTLEEQKFPVEQTMIISFNHQVVAECKKQLPKVPAHWLVSYKADKSGQWTPTLDAVLKRAMSIRADGIDSNANLKVLTPEFVAALRKAKLEFHTWTVDDAATAKALKGLGVDSITTNRPVLIREALRSE; encoded by the coding sequence ATGCGAATTCTGGCGTTTGGCATGATTGGAGTGCTGGCGATGCTTCCCAGTGTAGCACACGCCCAAAAGATTGTCGCGCATCGAGGTGCCTCGTTCGATGCCCCCGAGAACACGTTGGCCGCGTTCCGATTGGCGTGGGAACAACAATCCGACGCGATTGAGGGCGATTTTTACCTCACCGCCGACGGAAAAATCGTCTGCTGCCACGACGCCGACACCAAACGCACCGCCGGAACGTCGCTGAAAATCGCCGAATCGACCTTGGATCAACTCCGCCAACTCGACGTTGGCCGCTGGAAACACCCCAAATTCGCCGGCGAACGCATGCCCACCCTGGAAGAAGTCCTTCGCACCGTGCCCAGTGGCAAACTGTGCGTCATCGAAATCAAATGCGGGCCGGAAATTGTCCCCGCATTGGTCCGCACCCTGGAAGAACAAAAGTTCCCAGTCGAGCAGACGATGATTATCTCATTCAACCATCAAGTTGTGGCGGAATGCAAGAAGCAACTGCCGAAGGTGCCCGCGCATTGGTTGGTGAGTTACAAGGCAGACAAATCCGGTCAATGGACACCGACTTTGGATGCCGTGCTGAAGCGGGCTATGAGCATTCGCGCCGATGGAATTGATTCCAACGCCAACTTGAAGGTTCTTACCCCCGAATTCGTCGCGGCACTCCGCAAGGCCAAACTCGAATTCCACACCTGGACCGTGGACGATGCCGCAACTGCCAAGGCACTCAAGGGGTTAGGCGTCGATTCCATCACCACCAATCGCCCCGTGTTGATCCGCGAAGCGCTCCGATCGGAGTGA
- a CDS encoding VWA domain-containing protein — protein MGCFAVQFANPGWLAGGFALVVFVLGCLLWQRRLCADAKRWAGASRPISQARSIGFGGATLALLILALAGPRWGKVVDPGWLRGRDLVIVLDLSASMAADDPKIPQRGTVTRFQVAQVAVGEMLQRMEERGGHRVGLVAFASRAVVLCPLTADLAHVRQRVEQLSVEFPPDGTLFDSEQPTPSGTRIGAGIAAAVDLLDPQFRGYRDVLLLSDGDDPARDSEEQAGIAAARGADVPVHVVALGDAEAGATLRQRDGSPRLQDGKPVVSRMKPESLRAIAEQTGGEWLEIGIREPQLGQWFVQTLENRPSRTLAAEDLPQPRDQSPWFLGGAIMTAILAQWPHRTDPKPPIAAPA, from the coding sequence ATGGGATGCTTCGCCGTGCAATTTGCGAATCCGGGCTGGCTTGCGGGTGGATTCGCGCTGGTTGTGTTTGTCTTGGGCTGTCTGTTGTGGCAACGCCGGCTCTGTGCCGATGCAAAGCGCTGGGCCGGTGCAAGCCGACCGATCTCCCAGGCCCGCAGCATCGGATTCGGCGGCGCGACATTGGCACTGTTGATTCTGGCCTTGGCGGGACCGCGATGGGGCAAGGTCGTCGATCCGGGGTGGTTGCGCGGCCGCGATTTGGTGATCGTCTTGGATTTGAGCGCATCCATGGCGGCGGATGATCCGAAAATTCCGCAACGTGGAACTGTGACGCGATTCCAGGTCGCTCAAGTGGCGGTCGGCGAGATGCTTCAACGGATGGAAGAGCGAGGCGGGCATCGCGTGGGGTTGGTGGCGTTTGCTTCGCGGGCGGTGGTGCTCTGTCCATTGACGGCGGATCTCGCGCATGTGCGGCAGCGGGTGGAGCAGTTATCGGTGGAGTTTCCGCCGGATGGAACGCTGTTCGATTCGGAGCAACCGACGCCATCGGGCACACGAATCGGGGCGGGGATCGCGGCGGCGGTCGATTTGCTCGATCCGCAGTTTCGCGGGTATCGCGATGTGCTGCTGCTCAGCGATGGGGACGATCCCGCGCGCGATTCGGAGGAACAAGCCGGGATTGCGGCAGCGCGGGGGGCGGATGTCCCGGTACATGTGGTGGCGTTGGGCGATGCCGAGGCCGGGGCGACGCTGCGACAACGGGACGGTTCACCGCGATTGCAAGACGGGAAGCCGGTAGTCAGCCGGATGAAACCCGAATCACTGCGGGCGATTGCCGAACAGACTGGCGGGGAGTGGCTCGAAATCGGTATCCGCGAGCCACAATTGGGACAATGGTTTGTGCAAACGCTGGAGAATCGCCCCAGTCGGACGCTCGCGGCGGAGGATCTGCCGCAACCACGCGATCAATCGCCATGGTTTTTGGGCGGCGCGATTATGACCGCGATTCTGGCTCAATGGCCCCATCGTACTGATCCGAAGCCGCCGATTGCAGCACCTGCGTGA
- a CDS encoding ATP-binding protein, which translates to MQAWAAHLGIILSVILTGFLGYCLSPPPGNGSPIWLPAGIGAMVMLLGNRSHRIAWIIGSGIEVVIHSILTEQPIDSRTIALIWMVFVHIVLQSYLAGWLVRKLVGFPRPLVNQWEIATFLLIVGPLSCLTSSTLNVTLLTLGGELPWSAFLNTWLTWWVGDTVGVLTVSCIALPIWGEPREIWRPRLRVIVMPLLLTFSGIVLLFVKLTWDDQQRLSDRVSRISDGIANSVVDRCREQLAGVWDWQDEVDRYLRNPRLDLMESQSQILTNHPSLDGLALLRMVPARERKSYELPDPLMNDQNKQPILDWDANQSPIPAANRNRHLVLEVWETRSGMSLPLGLDFAAFPLVESALMAHTDPTQLVGIPLQWLLPSAQEDELLIVVPVGQPVREDQPEFPFYAMGLFQLQPLLQTAQEAVRILDSQSTVEMRFSLRSPGQLPAPARVQRWTNREVISEIPLRQIDCPGVLEIRMPLDSFRRPRDASANLVILMGMVIIGLVTFQLLVMTGETVMISSEVHERNLELQQEIADRQRTEQSLRESEERLQMVLISSGLGTWDWNLDADTQLWSSLQSQIMGMPPDENVISYDQFMERVHPEDRDQVNDALQIAVNSQSRYFQQYRIIRPDGEVRWVDSQGAYLPASADHPARIMGVMEDITDRKIAAEMRFRFDQNIRETQKLESLGVMAGGIAHDFNNLLTTMLGYANLIRADLPKHSPLLEWLEEIEKSANRAADLCKQMLAYAGKGRYEVGPRDLSKLVRESVQLLRLSISKQANLTLNLASGIPAIQADPNQLRQVVMNLVMNASDALGDRAGEIQITTKLAMIRQDDLHQMVLGELRYPGAYVQLEVRDNGCGMDAETRAKIFEPFFTTKFTGRGLGLAAVVGILRAHGGAMEVQSTPGEGTTFRLIFPPSERTALPPSPAPSIAPPPAATPVSGCLLLAEDEESIRKLASLVTKSLGWEVLEASDGDEAMTLFDANQDRVRVVLLDLLMPQRNGREVYDLIRARFPRLPILMMSGYTELEFDEYFITDPCTGFLQKPFTRATLAHQLTQVLQSAASDQYDGAIEPESRS; encoded by the coding sequence ATGCAGGCTTGGGCCGCCCATCTTGGAATTATTCTCAGCGTTATCCTAACGGGGTTTCTGGGCTATTGCCTCTCCCCGCCGCCGGGAAATGGCTCCCCCATCTGGCTGCCCGCCGGAATCGGGGCGATGGTCATGCTGTTGGGCAATCGCTCGCATCGCATCGCTTGGATCATCGGTAGCGGCATCGAAGTGGTGATCCACTCGATTCTGACCGAACAGCCGATCGACTCGCGCACCATCGCCTTAATCTGGATGGTGTTCGTTCATATTGTCTTGCAAAGCTACTTGGCAGGATGGCTGGTTCGCAAATTGGTCGGATTTCCCCGCCCGCTGGTGAATCAGTGGGAGATTGCCACCTTTCTGCTCATTGTCGGCCCCCTGAGTTGTTTGACCAGTTCCACCTTGAATGTCACGCTGCTGACGCTGGGCGGGGAACTCCCGTGGTCGGCGTTCCTGAACACCTGGCTCACCTGGTGGGTGGGCGACACGGTCGGCGTGTTGACGGTCAGCTGCATTGCCCTACCCATTTGGGGAGAACCTCGCGAAATCTGGCGGCCTCGACTGCGGGTGATCGTCATGCCGCTGCTGCTGACATTTTCTGGCATTGTGTTGCTGTTTGTCAAATTAACTTGGGACGACCAACAGCGATTATCCGATCGCGTCAGCCGAATTTCGGATGGCATTGCCAATTCGGTTGTGGATCGATGTCGGGAGCAACTGGCCGGCGTCTGGGATTGGCAAGATGAGGTTGATCGATACCTCCGCAATCCTCGGCTCGACCTGATGGAATCTCAGTCGCAGATCCTCACAAACCACCCATCGTTGGACGGTTTGGCGTTACTGCGCATGGTGCCCGCCCGTGAGCGCAAAAGTTACGAGTTGCCCGATCCGTTGATGAACGACCAGAATAAACAACCGATTCTGGATTGGGATGCGAATCAGTCGCCCATTCCGGCAGCGAATCGGAATCGGCATCTGGTGCTGGAAGTCTGGGAGACTCGGTCAGGGATGTCGCTGCCATTGGGGCTTGATTTCGCGGCGTTCCCGCTGGTGGAATCGGCGTTGATGGCGCATACCGATCCGACACAACTGGTCGGAATCCCGCTGCAGTGGTTGCTCCCCAGCGCTCAAGAAGATGAACTCTTGATTGTCGTGCCGGTGGGTCAACCAGTCCGGGAAGACCAACCCGAATTTCCGTTTTACGCCATGGGGTTGTTCCAACTTCAACCGCTGCTGCAAACCGCTCAAGAGGCCGTGCGCATTCTGGATTCGCAATCGACGGTCGAAATGCGCTTCTCCCTACGCTCCCCCGGCCAACTCCCGGCACCGGCTCGGGTGCAACGCTGGACCAATCGCGAGGTGATTTCCGAGATTCCGTTGCGGCAGATCGACTGTCCCGGCGTCCTTGAGATCCGAATGCCGTTGGATTCGTTCCGACGCCCCCGAGATGCATCGGCCAATTTGGTGATCCTCATGGGCATGGTGATTATCGGTTTGGTCACCTTCCAATTGTTGGTGATGACCGGCGAAACCGTGATGATTAGCTCCGAGGTCCACGAGCGCAACCTGGAATTGCAGCAGGAAATTGCCGACCGGCAGCGCACCGAGCAATCCCTGCGAGAAAGCGAAGAACGCCTGCAAATGGTGCTGATTAGCAGTGGCTTGGGCACCTGGGATTGGAATCTGGACGCGGATACGCAGCTTTGGTCGAGTTTGCAATCGCAAATCATGGGGATGCCGCCGGATGAAAACGTGATTTCCTACGATCAATTCATGGAACGGGTGCATCCAGAAGACCGCGATCAAGTCAACGATGCGCTGCAAATTGCGGTCAATTCGCAAAGTCGCTATTTCCAGCAATATCGAATCATCCGGCCCGATGGCGAGGTTCGATGGGTCGATTCGCAAGGGGCATATCTGCCCGCATCCGCCGACCATCCGGCCCGAATTATGGGGGTGATGGAAGACATTACCGATCGCAAGATTGCCGCTGAAATGCGGTTCCGATTCGATCAAAATATCCGCGAAACCCAGAAATTGGAAAGCCTCGGCGTGATGGCCGGCGGAATTGCCCACGATTTCAATAATCTGCTCACGACCATGCTGGGATATGCGAATCTGATTCGCGCCGATTTGCCGAAACATTCCCCGCTGTTGGAGTGGCTTGAAGAAATCGAGAAATCCGCAAATCGGGCCGCCGATCTCTGCAAACAGATGCTCGCCTACGCCGGCAAAGGCCGCTACGAAGTCGGCCCGCGGGATTTGAGTAAACTGGTGCGTGAATCGGTCCAGTTATTGCGGCTTTCCATCTCGAAACAGGCCAATTTGACGCTCAATCTCGCATCCGGAATCCCCGCGATTCAGGCCGACCCCAACCAGTTGCGGCAAGTGGTGATGAATCTGGTGATGAACGCCTCGGATGCGCTCGGCGACCGTGCCGGGGAAATTCAAATCACCACAAAATTGGCCATGATCCGCCAAGACGATCTGCATCAAATGGTGCTGGGCGAATTGCGTTATCCCGGTGCGTATGTGCAACTCGAAGTGCGAGACAACGGCTGCGGGATGGATGCCGAGACCCGAGCGAAAATTTTCGAGCCATTTTTCACCACCAAATTCACCGGCCGTGGCTTGGGATTGGCCGCCGTCGTGGGGATTTTGCGGGCACACGGCGGGGCCATGGAAGTGCAAAGCACTCCCGGCGAAGGCACCACCTTTCGGCTGATCTTCCCGCCGAGCGAACGCACCGCACTGCCCCCCAGCCCCGCTCCCAGCATTGCTCCGCCACCGGCAGCAACCCCCGTCAGCGGGTGCCTACTCTTGGCCGAAGACGAAGAGAGCATTCGCAAACTCGCCAGTCTGGTCACGAAATCGCTGGGGTGGGAGGTGCTGGAAGCCAGCGATGGCGATGAGGCCATGACACTCTTTGACGCGAATCAGGATCGCGTTCGCGTGGTGTTGCTCGATCTCTTGATGCCGCAGCGCAACGGCCGCGAAGTCTACGATCTGATTCGCGCTCGATTCCCGCGATTGCCAATTCTGATGATGAGCGGGTATACCGAGTTGGAATTCGATGAATACTTCATCACCGACCCCTGCACGGGATTCCTGCAAAAGCCGTTCACCCGCGCCACACTCGCCCACCAACTCACGCAGGTGCTGCAATCGGCGGCTTCGGATCAGTACGATGGGGCCATTGAGCCAGAATCGCGGTCATAA
- a CDS encoding BatD family protein: protein MPTGGNRTQTIRIQRVTILLVVLMLGTSEVGSMLRAAPPTIPSVGRPSRDFYNGIASPAVLSWVVSPKVVAVGDPIGVELIVRNVLNGPQIIRPDLRKLPDFADAFQIDDVADDPIPPGVVNERIFRYTLRPRSEEVTEVPEFRFAYFDPSLKGKATNPAQAFRVAYADPVPLTIKPPPPPPESAVPTLPQAAWLQTPLAASEIPQSSPIWLGWLLAPLVGFGWWLCDRWRNPSAVRLARRRRSRAAWLAVRAIPRLDSVIAIEREIRRYLVQRLDLPESATTLPEMLPELQRRNWSDAAIRAVEQWLNAVDALRFAPESPLSDRAFRDQSIALIETIEGASE, encoded by the coding sequence ATGCCAACGGGTGGTAATCGAACGCAAACAATTCGCATTCAACGAGTTACGATTTTGCTTGTCGTGCTGATGCTGGGCACTTCGGAAGTGGGGTCGATGCTGCGAGCCGCCCCACCGACCATCCCCAGTGTCGGCCGCCCCAGCCGCGATTTTTACAACGGCATCGCCTCGCCAGCGGTGCTGTCTTGGGTCGTGTCGCCGAAGGTGGTGGCCGTGGGCGATCCGATCGGCGTGGAATTGATCGTGCGGAACGTCCTGAATGGCCCGCAAATCATCCGCCCCGATCTGCGGAAACTCCCCGATTTCGCGGATGCGTTTCAAATCGACGATGTGGCCGATGATCCGATTCCGCCCGGCGTCGTCAATGAGCGCATCTTCCGCTACACGCTCCGGCCTCGCAGTGAGGAGGTGACTGAAGTGCCGGAGTTTCGCTTCGCCTATTTCGATCCATCGCTGAAGGGGAAGGCGACGAATCCCGCGCAAGCATTTCGCGTGGCGTATGCCGATCCGGTGCCGTTGACCATCAAGCCGCCGCCGCCGCCGCCCGAATCAGCGGTGCCGACCTTGCCGCAAGCCGCGTGGTTGCAGACGCCGTTGGCCGCGAGCGAAATTCCGCAGTCCTCCCCGATTTGGCTGGGCTGGCTGCTCGCGCCATTGGTCGGATTCGGCTGGTGGCTGTGCGATCGATGGCGCAACCCGTCTGCGGTGCGGTTGGCGCGGCGACGTCGCAGTCGGGCTGCGTGGTTGGCCGTACGAGCGATTCCCCGTCTGGATTCCGTGATTGCCATCGAACGCGAGATCCGTCGTTACCTGGTGCAGCGATTGGACTTACCCGAATCCGCGACGACGCTGCCCGAAATGCTCCCCGAATTGCAGCGGCGGAATTGGTCCGATGCGGCAATCCGGGCCGTGGAACAGTGGTTGAACGCGGTCGATGCGTTGCGATTCGCTCCCGAATCCCCGCTGTCCGATCGAGCATTCCGCGATCAATCCATCGCATTGATTGAGACAATCGAAGGGGCCAGCGAATGA
- a CDS encoding SH3 domain-containing protein: MIGFGMLWILGTFIAAPQEWIQRWQSASDSARPPANARAELQALAHELAEAWDAGPRLPVIADLQARIAWQLDQLPQAIAAVRAGLAEFPHDRTLAETLHALRQSRAIPEDPQLRAALQMPELDSWHGWLPIEWQAGTFVALIWLAVFCCIRGWSRQRGGWFIAAGVLCVLAGVGEWRRQADCVVRERFWRQPAAVIQRDGVLLREGNAAAYPALFRQPLPNGCEMQLLGERGGWCWVELPDGGRGWVPRESLQMIATRRES, encoded by the coding sequence ATGATCGGATTCGGAATGCTCTGGATTCTCGGTACGTTCATCGCTGCGCCGCAAGAGTGGATTCAACGCTGGCAATCGGCGAGTGATTCCGCTCGGCCACCGGCGAATGCCCGCGCCGAATTGCAGGCATTGGCCCACGAGTTGGCGGAAGCATGGGACGCCGGTCCACGCCTGCCGGTAATCGCCGATTTGCAAGCCCGCATCGCCTGGCAGTTGGACCAACTTCCGCAGGCAATCGCCGCCGTCCGCGCGGGACTCGCCGAGTTCCCGCACGATCGCACCTTGGCCGAGACGTTGCACGCCCTTCGCCAATCGCGCGCCATCCCGGAAGATCCGCAGTTGCGGGCCGCGTTGCAAATGCCGGAACTCGATTCCTGGCACGGGTGGCTGCCGATCGAGTGGCAAGCGGGGACATTTGTGGCCTTGATTTGGCTGGCGGTGTTCTGCTGCATTCGCGGCTGGAGTCGGCAGCGGGGTGGATGGTTCATCGCGGCTGGGGTGTTGTGCGTTCTCGCCGGTGTGGGCGAATGGCGCCGCCAAGCCGATTGCGTGGTTCGGGAACGGTTTTGGCGACAACCTGCCGCCGTGATCCAACGCGATGGGGTATTGTTGCGAGAAGGAAACGCCGCCGCATACCCCGCGCTCTTCCGCCAACCGTTGCCAAACGGCTGCGAAATGCAATTGCTGGGTGAACGCGGCGGATGGTGCTGGGTGGAATTACCCGATGGGGGCCGCGGGTGGGTGCCCCGGGAATCGCTGCAAATGATCGCCACACGCCGCGAATCGTAA
- a CDS encoding ATP-binding cassette domain-containing protein: MFRKRVVSTPTVLQMDAVECGAAALGMILGYFGRTVPLATLRVECGVSRDGTRASRIVQVARQYGLTAKGVTRTLESIRNECTPMIIFWQFNHFIVVEGFTANGVRVNDPAFGHRTISNDEFRAGFTGVALLFEKGPEFRPGGAVTPLRAFLRNRLAGAWGVLGFCLMIGMLLVVPQLLVPILTRVFVDEVLVPGRFGWIRPLLLLLGGITAAMFVLVLVERLAMRRFFAVMTGRLSSRFARHLLRLPPNFFAQRSPGEIASRMILNRQITRQIGDLLMQGSIAVGSLLLLGAVMASHDLPLTLVAVGLAVGNGILLAALAGRRAEANLRHSHESGRTASLGLQGIQSIESLQASGMDDAFFARWAGQMSKTIAADQRVQTQNVLLGLIPMLLDNLAVVLALILGGLQVIAGTMTLGMLIGFQLLMIRFLQSVGSLISLSATLPSLRAALERLDDVEQSPVEPEPLAESAVAPASGQIELEGVSFAYGPLEPVILQGVTLQLSAGERIALIGRTGCGKSTLARLMAGLLEPREGTIRIDGVAPNRLPRINRGRRLAFVDQEIHLFEGTIRDNLTLWDDSIPRAQLDAAIRDADFADVLQSLPGGLDAPLLENGANLSGGQRQRLALARALVHQPRLLILDEATSALDTLSEQRIATALHHRGISLVIVAHRLSTIRDCDRICVMQNGAIVQMGPHAQLLLDDGPYREMIGEI, translated from the coding sequence ATGTTCCGCAAGCGAGTCGTCAGCACGCCGACGGTGCTGCAAATGGATGCCGTGGAATGCGGAGCCGCCGCACTGGGGATGATCCTGGGCTACTTTGGCCGCACCGTGCCGCTGGCGACTCTCCGAGTGGAATGCGGCGTGTCACGTGATGGCACCCGAGCATCACGCATCGTGCAAGTCGCTCGTCAATATGGGCTTACGGCCAAAGGCGTCACGCGCACGCTGGAAAGCATCCGCAACGAATGCACGCCGATGATCATTTTCTGGCAGTTCAATCACTTCATCGTCGTCGAGGGTTTTACCGCCAACGGCGTCCGGGTGAACGACCCCGCTTTTGGCCACCGCACAATTTCCAACGATGAATTCCGTGCCGGATTCACCGGCGTGGCGTTGCTGTTTGAAAAAGGGCCAGAATTCCGTCCTGGCGGGGCCGTGACGCCGCTCCGGGCGTTTCTGCGCAATCGCTTGGCTGGGGCGTGGGGCGTCCTCGGATTCTGCCTGATGATCGGCATGCTGCTGGTGGTGCCGCAATTGTTGGTGCCGATTCTGACGCGGGTGTTCGTGGATGAAGTGCTGGTGCCGGGCCGATTTGGGTGGATTCGCCCGCTGCTACTGCTCTTGGGTGGCATCACTGCGGCCATGTTCGTATTGGTACTCGTCGAACGGCTGGCCATGCGGCGCTTCTTCGCGGTGATGACCGGCCGGCTGAGCAGTCGCTTCGCCCGGCATCTGCTGCGATTGCCGCCCAATTTTTTCGCCCAGCGCTCCCCCGGCGAAATCGCCTCGCGGATGATTCTCAACCGACAAATCACCCGTCAAATCGGCGATCTGCTGATGCAAGGCAGCATCGCCGTGGGTTCGCTGTTGCTGTTGGGCGCGGTGATGGCCAGCCACGATCTGCCGTTGACACTGGTGGCGGTCGGTTTGGCGGTGGGCAACGGCATCCTGTTGGCCGCGCTCGCGGGCCGACGCGCGGAGGCGAATCTGCGACATTCGCACGAATCCGGCCGCACCGCATCGCTGGGATTGCAAGGAATCCAATCGATTGAATCGCTGCAAGCATCGGGCATGGATGATGCGTTTTTCGCACGCTGGGCCGGGCAGATGAGCAAAACCATCGCCGCCGATCAACGCGTGCAGACGCAGAATGTGCTGCTCGGTCTCATCCCCATGCTGCTGGACAATCTCGCGGTGGTTCTCGCACTCATTCTCGGCGGCTTGCAGGTGATTGCCGGGACGATGACGCTCGGCATGCTCATCGGATTTCAACTGCTGATGATCCGATTTCTGCAATCCGTGGGCAGTCTGATTTCGCTCTCCGCAACCCTGCCGTCGCTTCGGGCCGCACTCGAACGCTTGGACGATGTCGAACAATCGCCCGTCGAGCCGGAACCACTCGCGGAATCCGCCGTCGCCCCCGCATCGGGACAAATCGAACTCGAGGGCGTCTCGTTCGCGTATGGTCCACTGGAACCCGTGATTCTGCAAGGGGTTACGCTCCAACTTTCTGCCGGCGAACGCATCGCACTCATCGGCCGAACCGGATGCGGGAAATCGACCTTGGCCCGCCTGATGGCTGGACTGCTGGAGCCGCGCGAAGGGACGATCCGCATCGACGGCGTTGCCCCGAATCGGCTTCCACGCATCAATCGCGGCCGCCGACTGGCGTTTGTCGATCAGGAAATTCATCTATTTGAAGGGACCATTCGAGACAATCTGACGCTGTGGGATGACTCGATTCCGCGTGCGCAACTCGATGCCGCGATTCGAGATGCGGATTTTGCCGACGTGTTGCAATCCCTGCCCGGCGGATTGGATGCGCCGCTGTTGGAAAATGGTGCCAATCTCAGCGGCGGTCAACGGCAACGGCTGGCATTGGCCCGCGCCTTGGTGCATCAGCCCCGCTTGCTGATTCTCGATGAAGCCACGTCCGCACTCGACACGCTCAGCGAGCAACGCATTGCCACCGCCCTGCACCATCGCGGGATTTCGCTGGTGATCGTCGCCCATCGGCTCAGCACCATCCGCGATTGCGACCGCATCTGCGTGATGCAAAACGGTGCGATTGTGCAAATGGGGCCACACGCGCAACTGCTACTTGATGATGGGCCATATCGGGAGATGATCGGCGAAATTTGA
- a CDS encoding NHLP bacteriocin system secretion protein, translating into MPSPIFREEALREILSPEELERPFRLVRAPAWLTLLTAIALLAVLLAWGILGRVPENAEGAGVLVTPGRVRVLDTPFGGQILRLPIRGGQSVQAGDLLAELVPPEVPQQLQLARDRLQEYRTLDASQQALELARDRGEAELRIRRKELLERSIAELQSLSKDFDTLSDSAIKTRRETVLASQEQSRLLGSALRDRLDSLRRLREKNLITAEALLAAETSLLENEQRLADLDLRRTDFELRSIEMRQTTLQQRHRIADLTVQITELEVQATSLKQELTRMRIERENRLREQIDLVKLLESRLEERSKIRSPFAGRILEVAMQPGQTALPGARLGTLELPATESESAASLVVLTYFPVAAGKRVREGMEALVTPTTVQRERYGSIRGRVTRVAPFPVTQQAAIVGIGNPELLQGLQHPGGMIEVEITLNRADSPSGYEWTSQGPDESFSAGTTARVRIAVEERSPLSYVLPGVRRWLDGDTAPNPRIDPPQRPDNRPSTNRPE; encoded by the coding sequence ATGCCCTCGCCGATATTCCGCGAAGAAGCCCTGCGAGAAATCCTCTCCCCCGAGGAATTGGAGCGACCGTTTCGGCTGGTGCGAGCGCCGGCATGGCTGACGCTGCTGACCGCCATCGCGTTGCTGGCGGTGCTGTTGGCCTGGGGGATTCTCGGGCGGGTGCCCGAGAACGCGGAAGGCGCCGGGGTGCTGGTCACTCCGGGGCGGGTGCGGGTGCTGGATACGCCGTTTGGCGGGCAAATTCTGCGGCTCCCCATTCGGGGCGGGCAATCGGTGCAAGCGGGTGATTTGCTGGCCGAGCTGGTCCCGCCCGAGGTGCCGCAGCAGTTGCAGTTGGCCCGCGATCGACTCCAGGAATATCGCACGCTGGACGCATCCCAGCAAGCGTTGGAATTGGCCCGCGATCGGGGCGAAGCCGAACTGCGAATCCGTCGCAAGGAATTGCTCGAACGCTCGATTGCCGAATTGCAATCGCTCAGCAAGGATTTCGATACATTGAGCGATTCTGCCATCAAAACGCGGCGTGAAACCGTGCTCGCCAGTCAGGAACAATCGCGGTTGCTGGGCAGTGCGTTGCGGGACCGATTGGACAGCCTGCGACGCCTGCGCGAGAAAAATTTGATCACCGCCGAGGCGCTCCTCGCCGCCGAGACAAGTCTGCTGGAAAACGAGCAGCGACTCGCCGATTTGGACCTTCGCCGCACCGATTTCGAACTGCGCAGCATCGAGATGCGACAAACCACGCTGCAACAACGCCACCGCATTGCCGATTTGACCGTGCAGATTACCGAATTGGAGGTGCAAGCCACCAGTTTGAAGCAAGAATTGACCCGGATGCGCATCGAACGGGAAAATCGCTTGCGGGAACAAATCGACCTGGTGAAATTGCTCGAAAGTCGGCTGGAAGAACGGTCCAAAATCCGCAGTCCATTCGCGGGCCGCATCTTGGAAGTGGCCATGCAACCGGGCCAAACCGCACTGCCCGGCGCGCGCTTGGGCACGCTGGAACTCCCCGCCACCGAGTCCGAATCCGCCGCATCGCTGGTGGTGCTGACCTATTTTCCGGTGGCTGCGGGTAAGCGCGTCCGCGAAGGGATGGAAGCACTCGTCACCCCAACGACCGTGCAACGCGAACGCTACGGCAGCATTCGTGGCCGTGTCACCCGAGTCGCCCCGTTCCCAGTCACGCAGCAGGCGGCCATCGTCGGCATCGGTAACCCCGAACTGCTCCAGGGGTTGCAGCATCCCGGCGGCATGATCGAAGTGGAAATCACCCTGAATCGTGCGGATTCGCCCAGCGGGTACGAATGGACCTCGCAAGGGCCGGATGAGAGCTTTTCTGCAGGCACCACCGCTCGCGTTCGCATTGCCGTGGAGGAGCGCTCGCCGCTGAGTTATGTGCTGCCGGGCGTGCGTCGCTGGCTGGACGGCGACACCGCTCCCAATCCGCGAATCGACCCGCCGCAGCGACCCGACAATCGCCCTAGCACCAACCGCCCCGAGTGA